In Oenanthe melanoleuca isolate GR-GAL-2019-014 chromosome 17, OMel1.0, whole genome shotgun sequence, one genomic interval encodes:
- the ZER1 gene encoding protein zer-1 homolog encodes MASDSPESLMTLCTDYCLRNLEGTLCYLLDNETLRLHPDIFLPSEICDKLVNEYVELVKTDSIFEPHESFFTLFSDPRSTRLARIHLREHIVQDQDLEAIRKQDLIELYLTNCEKLTAKSLQTLVSFSHTLISLSLFGCCNIFYEEENPGGCEDDCLVNPTRQVLVKDFTFEGFSRLRILNLGRLIEGVNVETLLRPLASLAALDLSGIQLNDVGFLTQWKDSLVSLVLYNMDLSEEHIQVIAQLRKLRHLDISRDHLSSYYKFKLTRRVLNLFVENLVNLSSLDISGHTMLENCTIPSMEEKMGQTSIEPAKSSIAPFRGLKRPLQFLGLFETSLCRLTHIPAYKVSGDKNEEQVLNAIEAYTEHRPEITSRAINLLFDIARIERCSQLLRALQLVITALKCHKDDKNIQVTGSAALFYLTNSEYRMEQSVKLRRQVIQVVLNGMESYQEVTVQRNCCLTLCNFSIPEELEFQYRRVNELLLNILNQSRQDESIQRIAVHLCNALVCQVDNDHKEAVGKMGFVMTMLKLIQKKLADKTCDQVMEFSWSALWNITDETPDNCEMFLNYSGMKLFLECLKEFPEKQELHRNMLGLLGNVAEVKELRPQLMTSQFISVFSNLLESKADGIEVSYNACGVLSHIMFDGPEAWGICEPHREEVVKRMWAAIQSWDINSRRNINYRSFEPILRLLPQGISPVSQHWATWALYNLVSVYPDKYCPLLIKEGGIPLLKDMIKMASARQETKEMARKVIEHCSNFKEENMDTSR; translated from the exons ATGGCATCTGATAGTCCTGAGTCGCTGATGACCTTGTGCACCGATTACTGCCTTCGCAACCTGGAGGGGACTCTCTGCTACCTGCTGGACAACGAAACGCTCCGGCTCCACCCCGACATCTTCCTGCCCAGCGAGATCTGTGACAAACTTGTCAACGA GTATGTGGAGCTGGTGAAGACAGACAGCATCTTTGAACCCCATGAAAGCTTCTTCACCCTCTTCTCAGACCCACGGAGCACCAGGCTAGCTCGGATCCACCTGCGGGAGCACATTGTGCAGGACCAGGACCTGGAGGCCATCAGGAAACAG gATCTTATTGAGCTGTACCTGACTAACTGTGAGAAGCTGACAGCCAAGAGCCTGCAAACCTTGGTAAGCTTCAGCCACACACTGATCTCCTTGAGCCTCTTTGGCTGCTGCAATATCTTCTACGAGGAGGAGAATCCCGGGGGCTGTGAGGACGACTGCCTGGTGAACCCCACTCGCCAGGTCTTGGTCAAGGACTTTACTTTTGAGGGCTTCAGCCGCCTGCGCATCCTGAACCTGGGCCGCCTGATCGAGGGGGTGAACGTGGAGACGCTGCTGCGGCCCTTGGCCTCCCTTGCAGCTCTCGACCTTTCTGGGATCCAGCTGAATGATGTGGGATTCCTGACCCAGTGGAAGGACAGTCTGGTTTCCTTAGTGCTTTACAACATGGACCTTTCAGAGGAGCACATCCAAGTGATCGCACAGCTTCGCAAGCTCAG GCACCTGGATATCTCCCGAGACCATCTGTCCAGTTATTACAAGTTCAAGCTGACCCGGCGGGTTCTAAACTTGTTTGTGGAAAACCTGGTGAACCTCAGTTCACTCGACATCTCAGGGCACACCATGCTGGAGAACTGCACTATCCCCAGCATGGAGGAGAAGATGGGCCAGACAAG CATTGAGccagcaaagagcagcattGCTCCTTTCCGGGGTCTGAAACGACCACTGCAGTTCTTGGGACTTTTTGAAACATCCCTCTGTCGCCTGACCCATATTCCAGCCTACAAG GTGAGTGGAGACAAGAATGAAGAGCAAGTCCTGAATGCTATCGAGGCTTACACTGAGCACCGGCCAGAAATCACCTCCCGAGCCATCAACCTGCTTTTCGACATTGCCCGCATCGAGCgctgcagccagctgctgaGAGCCCTCCAG CTGGTCATCACAGCCCTCAAGTGCCACAAGGATGACAAAAACATCCAGGTGACAGGCAGCGCCGCGCTGTTCTACTTGACCAACTCCGAGTACCGCATGGAGCAAAGCGTGAAGCTGCGGCGCCAGGTCATCCAGGTGGTGCTGAACGGCATGGAGTCCTACCAGGAGGTCACA GTGCAGCGGAACTGCTGCCTGACACTGTGTAACTTCAGCATTCCCGAGGAGCTGGAGTTCCAGTACCGCCGAGTGAACgagctgctgctgaacattCTCAACCAGAGCCGGCAGGACGAGTCCATCCAGCGCATCGCTGTGCACCTCTGCAACGCCCTGGTCTGCCAGGTGGACAATGACCACAAAGAAGCTGTGGGCAAGATGGGGTTTGTCATG ACAATGCTAAAGCTGATTCAGAAGAAGTTGGCTGATAAAACG TGTGATCAGGTGATGGAGTTCTCCTGGAGTGCCCTGTGGAATATCACTGATGAGACCCCAGATAACTGCGAGATGTTCCTTAACTACAGTGGCATGAAACTGTTCTTGGAGTGCCTGAAA GAGTTCCCAGAGAAACAGGAGCTGCACCGCAACATGCTGGGCCTCCTGGGCAATGTGGCAGAAGTGAAGGAGCTCCGCCCGCAGCTCATGACCTCCCAGTTCATCAGTGTGTTCAG CAACCTGCTGGAGAGCAAAGCTGATGGGATTGAGGTGTCATATAATGCCTGTGGAGTGCTCTCCCATATCATGTTTGATGGTCCAGAGGCCTGGGGGATCTGTGAGCCTCACAGAGAGGAAGTTGTGAAGAGGATGTGGGCAGCCATCCAGAGCTGGGATATCAACTCCAGGAGAAATATCAATTACAG GTCATTTGAACCAATCCTTCGACTCCTTCCACAAGGAATCTCCCCAGTCAGCCAGCACTGGGCCACCTGGGCACTCTATAACCTGGTCTCTGTCTACC